A genomic stretch from Methanobacterium sp. includes:
- a CDS encoding 4Fe-4S dicluster domain-containing protein — protein sequence MKNVVRIVLEGTYSNIKRIIFASDRVTDMNLRSKILEGHIVPTDKVAEEPCIGCAGCKNVCPTSAIEMVKLENPVELMEGLIKEQKPVLDSLKCVHCYYCHDFCPLYALFGEAGTIHPNDVGDVNPDIKKMLEKPVKISDDKLAYISKFLSDTAILRKREDKKNSK from the coding sequence ATGAAAAATGTAGTCCGAATAGTACTAGAAGGAACCTACAGCAACATAAAAAGAATTATATTCGCTTCAGACCGTGTTACAGACATGAACCTTAGAAGTAAAATCCTTGAAGGACATATAGTCCCCACAGATAAAGTTGCAGAAGAACCATGCATAGGTTGTGCTGGATGTAAAAATGTGTGCCCAACAAGCGCAATTGAAATGGTTAAGTTAGAAAACCCTGTTGAACTGATGGAAGGACTTATTAAAGAACAAAAACCAGTTTTAGACAGCTTAAAATGCGTGCATTGTTATTACTGTCATGATTTCTGCCCATTATATGCATTATTTGGAGAAGCAGGCACCATACATCCAAATGATGTTGGAGATGTGAATCCAGATATAAAAAAGATGCTTGAAAAACCAGTTAAAATATCTGACGATAAATTAGCCTATATATCCAAATTTCTCTCTGACACAGCAATATTAAGAAAAAGAGAAGATAAAAAAAATTCAAAATAA
- a CDS encoding 4Fe-4S binding protein, with protein sequence MFLSTKKCEGIGECIKECPTSAIRLIDGIAFSCITCGACAEACPNRAIFKNKYGGYVVDRAKCNACGVCELTCPVNSIKIENDLVKGICSRCGICVDSCPVDARVDAYDVIEDRQLKFLESLNLTNPPEIRVKKEDAIAQRVNVLTDTEKCTLCKRCEYYCPTEAINVDINLEGKCTECRVCEEVCPAEAISDTTIDTEKCTLCLKCIKECPNKAIYIDDFEVKIRKPEENEKIKGKIVSCLNCGLCTEACELGALKMVNGKIRYDPSLCDECTSMKCLDVCPVRILRKSDEEERKIKGYCVSCGKCVKACDLNEARSFKTASWDGKVTEDCISCGICAELCPKDAITLKRGSIDVDLEKCILCEKCAVHCPKDAIPATTMYKKSIKDGFVFIENKLCMNCRLCTKTCPEEAISEDEHEKLIVDDSKCIYCGACNNVCPAKAILFEREFEVSQ encoded by the coding sequence ATGTTTTTATCAACCAAAAAATGCGAAGGCATCGGAGAATGTATCAAAGAATGTCCAACAAGCGCAATAAGACTTATAGACGGCATTGCATTTAGCTGTATTACATGCGGTGCCTGTGCAGAAGCATGCCCCAATAGGGCCATATTTAAAAATAAATATGGAGGATATGTGGTTGATAGGGCTAAATGTAACGCTTGTGGAGTTTGTGAATTAACATGTCCTGTAAACAGCATAAAAATCGAAAATGACCTGGTAAAAGGAATATGTTCCAGATGCGGAATTTGTGTGGACTCCTGTCCAGTAGATGCAAGGGTAGATGCTTATGATGTAATAGAAGACAGGCAGCTTAAATTCCTTGAATCTTTAAATTTAACAAATCCTCCAGAGATAAGGGTTAAAAAAGAAGATGCAATTGCCCAAAGGGTTAATGTACTTACAGACACTGAAAAATGCACCCTATGTAAAAGATGTGAATATTATTGCCCAACAGAAGCCATAAATGTCGATATAAACCTTGAAGGGAAATGCACAGAATGTAGAGTATGTGAAGAGGTATGTCCTGCAGAGGCCATATCTGATACAACTATTGACACTGAAAAATGTACTTTATGCCTTAAATGCATTAAAGAATGCCCTAATAAAGCCATCTATATCGACGACTTTGAGGTAAAAATAAGAAAACCTGAAGAAAATGAAAAAATCAAAGGAAAGATCGTTTCATGCTTAAATTGTGGTTTATGTACTGAAGCCTGCGAATTAGGGGCTTTAAAAATGGTGAATGGTAAAATACGTTATGATCCATCACTTTGCGATGAATGTACATCTATGAAATGTCTGGATGTATGTCCAGTAAGAATATTAAGAAAATCAGACGAAGAAGAACGTAAAATAAAAGGATACTGTGTTTCATGTGGCAAATGTGTAAAAGCATGTGATTTAAACGAAGCCAGAAGCTTTAAAACAGCCAGCTGGGATGGGAAAGTCACTGAAGACTGTATTTCTTGTGGAATATGTGCAGAATTATGTCCCAAAGATGCAATAACTCTTAAAAGAGGAAGTATTGATGTGGACTTGGAAAAATGTATATTATGCGAGAAATGCGCTGTACACTGTCCAAAAGATGCGATCCCTGCAACCACCATGTATAAAAAATCAATAAAAGACGGTTTTGTATTTATAGAAAACAAATTATGCATGAACTGCAGACTATGTACCAAAACATGTCCTGAAGAAGCTATCAGTGAAGATGAACATGAAAAACTTATTGTAGATGATTCAAAGTGTATATACTGCGGTGCATGTAACAATGTGTGTCCTGCAAAAGCAATATTATTTGAAAGAGAATTTGAGGTATCACAATGA
- a CDS encoding energy-converting hydrogenase B subunit J, which produces MIFYIGPLVLGFLLGFILGTRIKPNPKSKLKFDKEVYAIVLIAAVIVAYYIGPFPYYEDGPLASGFVAGIIGLILGKLTLGR; this is translated from the coding sequence ATGATTTTCTATATTGGTCCATTAGTACTGGGATTCTTACTAGGGTTCATATTAGGAACTAGAATTAAACCAAATCCCAAAAGCAAATTGAAGTTTGATAAAGAAGTTTATGCCATAGTTCTAATTGCAGCAGTAATCGTAGCATATTATATAGGGCCTTTCCCTTATTATGAGGATGGCCCATTAGCATCCGGATTTGTAGCAGGAATTATTGGTCTAATATTGGGTAAATTAACATTAGGAAGATAA
- a CDS encoding cation:proton antiporter (subunit B of antiporter complex involved in resistance to high concentrations of Na+, K+, Li+ and/or alkali): MSTILKLFVFPISLIIICLGINTILGGHITPGGGFQGGAMIAGGLIFCIIVYGLEKSPFKLSHNFLATMESIGALGYIFLGLAGLIFSGFYMYNLGVDLYGIVPAAIQTIFNYPDPINAGIIPYLNYAVGIKVLVGLSAVVIAFLESDKILGENEQ, translated from the coding sequence ATGAGCACAATCCTAAAATTATTCGTATTCCCCATTTCACTGATAATAATCTGTTTAGGAATAAACACAATCCTTGGAGGACACATAACCCCTGGAGGAGGTTTCCAGGGTGGAGCAATGATAGCTGGAGGATTAATATTCTGTATAATTGTATACGGACTTGAAAAAAGTCCTTTTAAACTTTCTCACAATTTTTTAGCCACAATGGAAAGTATTGGGGCTTTAGGATACATATTCCTGGGGCTTGCAGGCCTTATCTTTTCAGGGTTTTATATGTACAATTTAGGTGTGGATCTTTACGGTATAGTTCCTGCAGCCATTCAAACAATATTCAATTACCCCGATCCAATAAATGCAGGTATAATACCTTATCTTAACTATGCAGTAGGTATTAAAGTGCTTGTTGGTTTAAGCGCCGTTGTAATAGCGTTCTTAGAGAGTGACAAAATTCTTGGGGAGAATGAACAATGA
- a CDS encoding EhbH: protein MSEGIRNLIASVSLALFGVTLFQAIYGFKQTLTPGISILYNWVGPHIAPNMVTNVVFDWRGYDTLGEALILVTAVIVTLLVFGRGMVDLGGDEE, encoded by the coding sequence ATGTCTGAAGGAATTAGAAACCTTATAGCCAGCGTTTCCCTGGCATTATTTGGAGTTACATTGTTTCAAGCAATTTACGGATTTAAGCAAACATTAACTCCAGGGATAAGTATTCTTTACAATTGGGTAGGTCCACATATTGCTCCAAACATGGTTACAAATGTAGTATTTGATTGGAGAGGCTATGATACCCTTGGAGAAGCTTTAATACTTGTAACAGCCGTTATTGTAACTCTTCTTGTGTTTGGAAGAGGAATGGTTGACCTTGGAGGAGATGAAGAATGA
- a CDS encoding energy-converting hydrogenase B subunit G, EhbG: MSLYDTIINKIKEVQGYDAKSGPVTSITASSTLAAEITLLSSLLVAAIMLRYFSKTLMIVAVLLIAAIAIFAMPIMPKLKKEQNDSLNSMIFYVILALGIITTLFYWGSLNV, translated from the coding sequence ATGAGCCTTTATGACACTATAATAAATAAAATAAAAGAAGTTCAGGGATATGATGCAAAAAGTGGACCTGTAACTAGCATTACAGCTTCATCAACATTAGCAGCAGAAATAACGCTTTTATCATCCCTTTTAGTTGCGGCAATAATGTTAAGATATTTTAGTAAAACTTTAATGATTGTGGCAGTGCTTCTAATAGCAGCAATAGCAATTTTCGCCATGCCCATAATGCCTAAATTAAAAAAAGAGCAAAACGATTCTCTTAACAGCATGATATTCTATGTGATTTTAGCCCTTGGAATTATCACAACATTATTCTACTGGGGGAGTTTAAATGTCTGA
- the ehbF gene encoding energy conserving hydrogenase EhbF: protein MNPLIPLMVIIPIACALLLNMLHKKDRTVKVLGILIALALPIIPLITSYGLHYFGGYAPLVENPTIAQGLPAAITSSALNVFHPAITYFFGSAQQIFIFVLGLISFLVILTALNETKRPSGVYIFLMLMGVASVFAIILSDDIFNLYVFFEILAIAQVGIIVASKVKGNFETALKYMIVGSIASPLMLVGIALILGITGNVNITDIIYSLKTGLVDPQNPVLLMACGLITFGWLYGSGLPPFHTIKSAVYSKALPHGAALLQAFSVFTFVALGIIIIRIFSYMPFSKVFIIAISLLAMILSITMALMQTDFKRIIGYLAVGELGYIGIGLGLGTSLGLTAGLFQAINEAVITAFLFIGFGTILYKTKESDIRKLGGMMVQTPKVALLVLLAGLAMAGVPPLNAFQSKLMLIQASLNAGIPELGIIMILLSIVTFMTFMKAFYAIYMRPKPKELEISDAKIPKATIFSLVVFLIFCIILGLFPQIATSYLQPITNILI from the coding sequence ATGAATCCGCTGATTCCATTAATGGTTATAATTCCCATAGCATGTGCATTACTTTTAAACATGCTTCACAAAAAGGATCGTACGGTAAAAGTACTGGGAATACTTATAGCTTTAGCTTTACCCATTATACCCTTGATTACAAGCTATGGACTTCATTACTTTGGAGGATATGCACCATTAGTTGAAAATCCAACAATAGCACAGGGTTTACCTGCAGCTATAACCAGTTCAGCTTTAAATGTATTCCACCCTGCCATTACATATTTCTTTGGAAGTGCACAGCAGATTTTCATATTTGTACTGGGCTTAATATCATTTTTAGTAATTTTAACAGCATTAAATGAAACAAAAAGACCTTCAGGAGTATACATCTTCCTTATGCTTATGGGGGTTGCTTCAGTATTTGCTATTATACTTTCAGACGATATATTCAACCTTTATGTTTTCTTTGAAATTTTAGCCATAGCTCAAGTAGGAATAATAGTGGCATCCAAAGTCAAAGGTAACTTTGAAACAGCCTTAAAATACATGATTGTTGGAAGTATTGCATCTCCACTCATGTTAGTAGGAATAGCACTTATACTGGGAATTACAGGTAATGTAAATATAACAGATATAATTTATTCATTAAAAACAGGTCTTGTTGATCCACAAAATCCTGTTTTACTTATGGCCTGCGGTTTAATAACATTTGGATGGTTATACGGTTCAGGATTACCTCCATTCCATACAATTAAGTCTGCAGTGTACAGCAAAGCTTTACCACACGGAGCTGCATTACTTCAAGCATTTTCTGTGTTTACATTTGTAGCATTAGGAATTATAATAATTAGAATATTTTCATACATGCCATTTTCAAAGGTATTTATAATTGCCATATCCCTACTTGCCATGATACTGAGCATAACCATGGCATTAATGCAAACCGACTTTAAAAGAATTATTGGATATCTTGCAGTCGGAGAGCTTGGTTACATTGGAATAGGCCTAGGACTTGGGACCAGCTTGGGATTAACTGCCGGTCTTTTCCAAGCAATTAACGAAGCAGTAATAACTGCATTCCTATTTATTGGATTTGGTACCATCCTTTACAAAACAAAAGAAAGTGATATTAGGAAACTTGGTGGAATGATGGTTCAAACACCGAAAGTAGCATTATTAGTGCTTTTAGCTGGTTTGGCTATGGCTGGTGTCCCTCCACTTAACGCTTTCCAAAGTAAATTAATGTTAATTCAAGCATCATTAAATGCAGGAATACCTGAACTTGGTATAATAATGATACTCTTAAGTATCGTGACTTTCATGACATTTATGAAAGCGTTTTATGCTATTTACATGCGTCCTAAGCCAAAAGAACTTGAAATTAGTGATGCAAAAATACCAAAAGCAACCATATTTTCACTGGTTGTATTTTTAATATTCTGTATTATACTGGGTTTGTTCCCACAAATTGCAACCAGTTATCTACAACCAATTACAAACATTCTGATATAA
- a CDS encoding cation:proton antiporter subunit C has translation MIIDSQLASFFTAGALIIIGIYAALFLDNLIKKIIGLAFIGDGANLFIITMGYKVNGIVYIFLPNMKIDWFAQNASYPLPFALVLTSIVIGASTLAVMLALVIVLYKKHGSIKASKILGDKENQDKTPATGDKL, from the coding sequence ATGATAATAGACTCACAATTAGCATCATTCTTCACAGCAGGAGCATTAATAATTATAGGTATTTATGCAGCCCTATTTTTAGATAACCTAATCAAAAAAATAATAGGACTAGCATTTATTGGAGACGGAGCAAATCTCTTTATAATCACCATGGGATACAAAGTCAACGGAATCGTTTATATATTCCTCCCAAACATGAAAATAGATTGGTTTGCTCAAAACGCATCATATCCATTACCATTTGCATTAGTACTTACCAGTATTGTAATTGGAGCAAGTACACTTGCTGTAATGCTGGCTTTAGTGATAGTACTGTACAAAAAACACGGTTCCATTAAAGCATCAAAGATTCTTGGAGATAAAGAAAATCAGGATAAAACTCCAGCAACAGGTGATAAATTATGA
- a CDS encoding DUF4040 domain-containing protein produces the protein MIEYILMIVTVLGAVIALMQRDLLKAAILTGVSGVAIAFLYQFLLAPDVALTQAIVGTAIIPVFIALAVKKTRRMEEE, from the coding sequence ATGATTGAATACATATTAATGATTGTAACAGTTTTGGGAGCAGTCATAGCTCTTATGCAAAGAGACCTCCTTAAAGCAGCCATATTAACAGGAGTTTCAGGAGTGGCAATAGCTTTCCTATATCAATTTTTACTAGCTCCTGATGTGGCACTTACTCAGGCCATTGTAGGTACAGCCATAATACCAGTATTTATTGCATTAGCAGTTAAAAAGACACGTAGAATGGAGGAAGAATAA
- a CDS encoding monovalent cation/H(+) antiporter subunit G has product MDDILTLIKSAVLIIAAVFLILTAVGLLRYKDDMERILYARIHMLGVADMGCIIALLALNEPLLAITYLFLTPFASHAIANAYYYGEEER; this is encoded by the coding sequence TTGGATGACATACTTACTTTGATAAAATCAGCAGTATTGATAATAGCAGCAGTTTTTTTAATTCTTACAGCAGTTGGACTTCTAAGATATAAAGATGATATGGAAAGAATACTTTATGCAAGAATACACATGCTTGGTGTTGCTGATATGGGTTGTATTATAGCATTACTCGCTCTTAATGAGCCTCTTCTAGCCATTACATACTTATTCTTGACACCATTTGCTTCACACGCTATAGCCAATGCATATTATTATGGAGAGGAAGAAAGATGA
- a CDS encoding Na+/H+ antiporter subunit E gives MFYAIAYFIILIIEIIKATFDVAFRTINGKVEPVIVEIETELKRPISQVILANSITLTPGTLSIDVDEENCIIKVATIVPRATEDVIPFEPYIKGWLE, from the coding sequence ATGTTTTATGCAATTGCTTATTTCATCATTCTCATTATAGAAATAATAAAAGCCACATTTGATGTAGCTTTCAGAACCATTAACGGGAAAGTTGAACCAGTTATAGTAGAAATTGAAACAGAACTTAAAAGACCAATTTCTCAAGTAATACTTGCAAACAGCATTACTTTAACCCCCGGAACACTTTCAATTGATGTAGATGAAGAAAACTGCATAATAAAAGTAGCAACTATTGTTCCAAGAGCAACTGAAGACGTGATACCTTTTGAACCATATATTAAAGGATGGCTAGAGTAA
- a CDS encoding metal-dependent hydrolase, with protein MPSYKKHALFSIIIAIPFIQDFFYLSLALIGAAIIDMDHHVKKKNLILMAVLGVSISLILFILNLPFLIGISLMVMALIFYISKHRGFTHSIFGIILLSILLTFFILGFYNLFYGINIDNKIQLIAISLILGIITLNKKMILPFIIVVPLGIILTPNLNLSLFYTFLALFLGCLSHIILDLFTPSGIKLLNPLSPKKFKKGAGIFLFLLWCFSVFIFVFKGSIF; from the coding sequence ATGCCATCCTATAAAAAACATGCCCTATTCTCCATAATTATAGCAATACCTTTTATCCAAGACTTTTTTTATCTTTCACTGGCTTTAATTGGGGCTGCCATAATAGACATGGACCATCATGTAAAAAAGAAAAATCTGATTTTAATGGCTGTTTTGGGAGTATCAATATCATTAATCTTATTTATCTTGAATTTGCCCTTTTTAATTGGGATTTCTTTGATGGTAATGGCTTTAATATTTTATATATCCAAACATAGAGGTTTTACACATTCAATATTTGGAATAATTCTTTTATCAATTTTACTTACCTTTTTTATTTTGGGTTTTTACAATCTATTTTATGGAATTAATATTGATAATAAGATTCAATTAATTGCAATATCCCTTATTTTAGGAATTATCACTTTAAATAAAAAAATGATTCTTCCTTTTATTATTGTTGTGCCCCTAGGAATTATTTTAACTCCCAATTTAAATTTAAGTTTATTTTACACCTTTTTAGCCTTATTTCTTGGTTGTTTAAGCCATATAATTTTGGATCTTTTTACTCCAAGTGGCATAAAATTATTAAACCCATTGTCCCCTAAAAAGTTTAAAAAAGGTGCAGGAATTTTTTTATTCTTATTATGGTGTTTTTCAGTGTTTATTTTTGTTTTTAAAGGTTCTATATTCTAA
- a CDS encoding succinylglutamate desuccinylase/aspartoacylase family protein → MEHVSNKGIITDLIKKAEYGTPILKLGHGDPKLMITAGIHGDELPPQIAAMWLIEDLNSKINGTLYIIPFAVPNATMKNSRRFKGFDMNRTASKSGFISNKIVNTVKKLEIDALADFHSTKPGSNPGIQSVFCSKKPCYQSYLMAEHVTNHTPSKMICHKEAGTLYKGAIEDECNLAGIPAITCEVVSKNGTVDGKSPEKSYLQMKAYLEYFKAI, encoded by the coding sequence ATGGAACATGTGTCTAATAAAGGAATTATAACTGATTTAATTAAAAAAGCAGAATATGGAACTCCTATTTTAAAATTAGGTCACGGTGACCCTAAACTCATGATTACTGCAGGGATACATGGAGATGAACTTCCACCCCAAATAGCTGCAATGTGGCTTATTGAAGATTTAAATAGCAAAATAAACGGAACATTATATATAATACCATTTGCAGTACCAAATGCCACCATGAAGAACTCAAGAAGATTTAAAGGATTCGATATGAATAGAACTGCCTCAAAGAGCGGTTTTATATCCAATAAAATAGTAAATACCGTTAAAAAACTTGAAATTGATGCTTTAGCTGATTTTCACTCTACAAAGCCTGGAAGTAATCCAGGCATTCAAAGCGTTTTTTGTTCTAAAAAACCATGTTATCAAAGTTATTTAATGGCAGAACATGTAACTAACCATACACCGTCTAAAATGATTTGTCATAAAGAAGCAGGGACATTATACAAAGGAGCTATTGAAGATGAATGTAATTTAGCAGGGATTCCTGCTATAACTTGCGAAGTAGTGTCAAAAAATGGTACAGTTGATGGTAAAAGCCCTGAAAAATCCTATTTGCAGATGAAAGCATATTTAGAATATTTCAAGGCGATATAA
- a CDS encoding argininosuccinate synthase — MKKVVLAFSGGLDTSVCIKLLEENYDMEVITACVDVGQPEEEIERPAAAADKIGSLKHYTIDAKEEFAEEFIFRAIKANALYEGYPLSTALARPLISMKIVELAKKEGADAIAHGCTGKGNDQFRFETIIRAMSDLDVVAPIRDLNLTRSEEIKYAEDHCIPLPSDKQYSIDENLWGRSIEGDILEDPMVETPEEAFEWTKSTENAPDEAQVIEISFEEGVPVALNNQKMDALDLIGKCNEIAGLNGIGRIDIIEDRIIGLKSRENYEVPGAILLITAHKALEQMVLTRSELKFAAHVSEVYSELIYDGLWHEPLREDLDALVDNMQRRVTGTVKVKLHKGNLRILGRESPYSLYSEETVSFEDKGMDQREMTGMVKNYGIQAALYHNISKKD, encoded by the coding sequence ATGAAGAAAGTGGTTCTCGCATTTAGCGGAGGCTTAGATACATCAGTGTGCATTAAATTACTTGAAGAAAATTACGACATGGAAGTTATAACTGCATGTGTGGATGTAGGACAGCCTGAAGAAGAAATAGAAAGACCAGCAGCAGCTGCAGATAAAATAGGCTCTTTAAAACATTATACCATAGATGCAAAGGAAGAGTTTGCAGAAGAATTTATATTCCGTGCAATCAAAGCTAATGCTCTTTATGAAGGTTACCCTTTAAGCACAGCACTTGCAAGGCCTTTAATATCCATGAAAATAGTGGAACTTGCCAAAAAAGAAGGAGCAGATGCAATAGCTCATGGATGCACAGGTAAAGGTAATGATCAGTTTAGATTCGAAACTATAATAAGGGCAATGTCTGATCTTGACGTTGTAGCACCTATAAGGGACTTAAACTTAACAAGAAGTGAAGAAATTAAATATGCTGAAGATCATTGTATTCCTCTTCCTTCTGACAAACAGTACAGTATAGATGAGAATCTTTGGGGAAGATCCATTGAAGGAGACATCTTAGAAGACCCTATGGTGGAAACACCGGAAGAAGCTTTCGAATGGACAAAATCAACAGAAAATGCGCCTGATGAAGCTCAAGTTATTGAAATTAGTTTTGAAGAAGGAGTTCCTGTAGCTTTAAATAACCAGAAAATGGATGCATTGGATTTAATTGGGAAATGCAATGAAATTGCAGGTTTAAACGGAATCGGCAGAATTGATATTATTGAAGACAGGATAATTGGTCTTAAATCAAGGGAAAATTACGAAGTTCCTGGCGCAATTTTACTAATTACGGCTCATAAAGCACTTGAACAGATGGTACTTACAAGAAGTGAACTTAAATTCGCTGCACACGTTAGTGAAGTTTATTCTGAGCTTATATATGATGGACTGTGGCACGAGCCTTTGAGGGAAGATCTTGATGCTTTGGTTGATAACATGCAAAGAAGAGTAACTGGAACTGTAAAAGTAAAGCTTCACAAGGGAAATCTTAGAATTCTTGGAAGAGAATCTCCTTATAGTTTATACAGTGAAGAAACAGTTTCTTTTGAAGATAAAGGTATGGATCAGCGTGAAATGACTGGAATGGTTAAAAATTACGGTATTCAGGCTGCACTTTACCATAATATCTCTAAAAAGGATTAA
- a CDS encoding DUF5518 domain-containing protein: MINLKTILAGIVVIIIFYVLGLGFIGSLIGFFIAGAIIGYLNNENFKNGAINGLIFGFIGFTLVLVIYLIRLAIAGSFSHLSFDSIVILLIDCIMVIFMSIIGALLGTWIGNLIKSRKK; encoded by the coding sequence ATGATTAATTTAAAAACTATATTGGCAGGAATTGTTGTAATAATAATTTTTTATGTACTTGGTTTAGGATTTATTGGATCTTTAATAGGATTTTTCATTGCTGGAGCCATTATAGGTTATTTAAATAATGAAAACTTTAAAAATGGTGCTATTAACGGTTTGATATTCGGTTTTATTGGATTTACATTAGTTTTAGTTATTTATTTAATCAGGCTTGCAATAGCAGGTTCTTTTAGTCATCTTTCATTTGATAGTATTGTAATACTCTTGATTGATTGTATAATGGTTATTTTTATGAGTATCATTGGTGCACTTCTTGGTACTTGGATAGGAAATCTAATTAAATCAAGAAAAAAGTAA